Proteins co-encoded in one Bremerella sp. TYQ1 genomic window:
- a CDS encoding PEGA domain-containing protein, with protein MGPFFTQKSTVFHPIMVLALLALLMMSPGCVRRRFTVRTNPPGAVLYVDNQEIGVTPVGTDYTYYGTREIRLEKDGYEPVVQLHTFRTPWYQYPGLDFVSENLVPWEIRDQRELDFEMVPLRMIPPEELRSRAEQLRANAQAGFATPIVPTQQQPVPSTVVPPSAQQRVPYWDPATLPPPAEQVPQPSSGMNSLPSGGYELPPLPSGGF; from the coding sequence ATGGGGCCTTTTTTCACACAAAAATCGACCGTTTTTCATCCCATCATGGTGCTGGCACTGCTGGCCCTCCTGATGATGAGCCCTGGTTGCGTGCGCCGGCGGTTTACCGTTCGGACGAATCCTCCCGGTGCGGTGCTGTATGTCGATAACCAAGAAATCGGCGTCACACCGGTCGGAACCGACTATACCTACTACGGCACCCGGGAAATCCGTTTGGAGAAAGATGGCTACGAACCGGTCGTCCAGCTACATACGTTCCGGACACCTTGGTACCAATATCCGGGCCTGGACTTCGTTTCCGAGAATCTCGTACCGTGGGAAATTCGTGATCAGCGAGAACTTGATTTCGAGATGGTTCCCCTACGCATGATCCCACCCGAAGAGCTACGTTCACGAGCGGAACAGCTACGTGCCAACGCCCAGGCCGGCTTCGCCACGCCGATTGTTCCTACTCAGCAACAGCCTGTTCCTTCGACGGTTGTTCCTCCTTCGGCCCAGCAGCGAGTTCCTTACTGGGACCCCGCCACGTTACCGCCTCCGGCCGAACAAGTGCCGCAGCCAAGCTCCGGCATGAACAGCCTGCCCTCTGGCGGCTACGAACTTCCTCCCCTGCCCTCCGGCGGGTTCTAG
- a CDS encoding ABC transporter permease — protein sequence MQLALFNWLADWGAVAIDCVVAIGELTLFAWRTAAWTFGRLPRRETLLPSFYQVGVMSLPVVALTGTFIGMVLAVQSYYQFRELGLETRLGAVINMSLVRELGPVLAATMLAGRVGSAMAAELGTMRVTEQIDALTSMGANPIHYLVVPRVLAMLLLIPALTVMADFMGFVGGYFYSVIIIGIDKHFYLYNSQQFVGSWDIFCGLFKSIFFGGVIALVSCHQGFYCTAGAEGVGKAATAAFVYSFVMILIIDLVLNIGLERIYMTLWPDAMVTL from the coding sequence ATCCAGTTGGCACTCTTTAACTGGCTTGCCGACTGGGGAGCTGTGGCAATTGATTGCGTCGTCGCGATCGGCGAATTGACTCTTTTCGCCTGGCGAACGGCTGCTTGGACGTTTGGGCGACTTCCTCGAAGGGAAACGCTTCTGCCGAGCTTCTATCAAGTGGGTGTCATGAGCCTGCCCGTGGTTGCGTTGACAGGCACATTCATCGGCATGGTACTCGCCGTGCAAAGCTACTATCAATTCCGCGAGCTGGGGCTTGAGACCCGGTTAGGGGCGGTCATTAATATGTCGTTGGTGCGAGAGCTTGGCCCCGTTTTGGCCGCGACGATGCTCGCTGGGCGTGTCGGAAGTGCCATGGCGGCGGAACTTGGAACGATGCGTGTTACCGAGCAGATCGACGCGTTAACTTCCATGGGCGCCAATCCGATCCACTACCTCGTCGTTCCCCGGGTGCTCGCAATGCTCTTGCTGATTCCCGCACTCACAGTCATGGCGGACTTCATGGGGTTTGTCGGTGGTTACTTCTACAGCGTGATCATCATCGGTATCGACAAGCACTTTTACTTGTACAACTCGCAACAGTTTGTCGGTTCGTGGGACATCTTCTGCGGTCTGTTCAAGAGTATCTTTTTTGGCGGCGTGATCGCGTTGGTCAGTTGCCATCAGGGATTCTACTGCACGGCCGGAGCAGAAGGGGTTGGCAAAGCGGCAACCGCAGCGTTCGTTTATTCGTTCGTGATGATCTTGATCATTGACCTCGTCCTGAATATCGGCCTGGAGCGTATTTATATGACGCTCTGGCCCGATGCGATGGTGACTTTGTGA
- a CDS encoding response regulator, with amino-acid sequence METAQITDNDAQPRSGGIFVSGYDEITILVVDDTAVDRALVGGILQKNNAGNLSIHFAESGEEALDMVASEEPDIVLTDLRMPGMDGLELVKAMRFEYPFIPCILMTAHGSESIAAEALKHGAASFVPKKDLIHKLAQTLINVLASAHHERIARRFDECWHETTSQFTLTNDASLIGAVTGHVQNYLQKFRSVPENELVRLGVALDEALRNAMFHGNLQLESELWAADPEKFYAEAELRQNREPYRNRTVHFTLTCRRDEVRFVVRDEGQGFNTHGHEFDPGDPMQLTRPSGRGLFLIRTFMDEVFFNDVGNEITMIFRPKMADELSFDEVTM; translated from the coding sequence GTGGAGACCGCTCAAATTACGGACAACGATGCTCAGCCTCGGAGCGGGGGAATCTTTGTTTCCGGGTACGACGAAATCACGATCCTTGTCGTCGACGACACGGCCGTCGATCGTGCGCTGGTAGGCGGCATTTTGCAGAAGAACAATGCCGGGAACCTTTCGATCCACTTTGCTGAAAGTGGTGAAGAAGCCTTGGATATGGTGGCATCGGAAGAGCCCGATATTGTTCTGACCGACTTGCGCATGCCTGGCATGGATGGCTTGGAACTCGTCAAGGCGATGCGGTTCGAGTACCCGTTCATCCCTTGTATCTTAATGACTGCTCACGGAAGCGAATCAATCGCCGCCGAAGCGCTCAAGCATGGTGCGGCTAGTTTCGTGCCCAAGAAAGATCTGATTCACAAGCTGGCCCAAACGTTGATTAACGTACTCGCTTCGGCGCATCACGAACGCATTGCTCGCCGCTTTGACGAATGTTGGCACGAAACAACTTCGCAATTCACGCTGACCAACGATGCAAGCCTTATCGGGGCAGTGACAGGGCACGTGCAAAACTATTTGCAGAAGTTTCGGAGTGTGCCAGAGAATGAACTGGTTCGTTTAGGCGTTGCCCTCGATGAAGCACTGCGGAACGCAATGTTTCACGGGAACTTGCAGCTAGAGTCGGAGCTGTGGGCTGCCGATCCTGAAAAGTTCTATGCGGAAGCAGAACTACGGCAAAACCGAGAGCCGTACCGTAACCGTACGGTTCACTTCACACTGACTTGCCGGCGTGATGAAGTCCGCTTCGTCGTCCGAGACGAAGGACAAGGCTTCAATACCCACGGCCACGAATTCGATCCCGGCGATCCTATGCAACTGACGCGTCCCAGCGGCCGGGGGTTGTTTCTAATTCGGACCTTTATGGACGAAGTTTTTTTTAACGACGTCGGCAACGAGATCACAATGATCTTTCGTCCGAAAATGGCGGATGAACTTTCGTTCGATGAAGTCACGATGTAA
- the queF gene encoding preQ(1) synthase, with protein MSEENRGLLETFENQHPNRDYEIEISVPEFTSVCPKTGQPDFGTIHITYIPEATCVELKSLKMYMQAYRNQGIFYENVTNVILNDLVECLHPRWMQVRAEFTPRGGISSTITVEHYSETPPDELTVI; from the coding sequence GTGTCAGAAGAGAATCGTGGCCTTCTCGAAACCTTCGAGAATCAACACCCCAACCGAGATTACGAGATCGAAATCAGCGTGCCTGAGTTCACTTCGGTCTGCCCCAAAACCGGCCAGCCCGACTTCGGTACGATCCACATCACCTACATCCCGGAAGCGACCTGCGTCGAGCTGAAAAGCCTTAAGATGTACATGCAGGCCTATCGCAACCAAGGGATTTTCTACGAAAACGTGACCAACGTCATCTTGAACGATCTAGTGGAGTGTCTTCACCCTCGCTGGATGCAAGTCCGAGCCGAATTCACCCCTCGCGGCGGAATCAGCTCGACGATCACCGTCGAACATTACAGCGAAACCCCACCGGACGAGTTGACGGTAATTTAA
- a CDS encoding MlaD family protein, which translates to MDDRVLQFRVGFVMLVAVLLTGILFFLLGEQPQFLSQKETVYVVFETAPGVTIDTPVRTSGILIGRVSNVKLQDDRNVLVTLKVEKQNMPHQNEVCRIVSESLLGDAALEFVPTDRPGLPNEPLPDGAKISGLVQTNPLDVLVKLEGSLVSALTTIEQAGGNVSQLAANANKLIEDNGDDVGRIMAKTEGALERFDTTLASVQNLVGDQQLNQQLKEALQGLPQTIQESRKLIDELRTVAGRADRNLENLEGFTEPLGERGEQLVANLENSTENLNILVAQLAQFGRKVNESEGSLGQLINDPHLYQNLNDAARNIRELTLRLRPIVEDARVFADKIARDPGRIGVKGVLNRNQSGIK; encoded by the coding sequence ATGGACGACCGCGTTTTACAATTTCGAGTCGGTTTCGTGATGCTGGTCGCTGTGCTGCTGACTGGGATCTTGTTCTTTTTGCTGGGCGAACAACCACAGTTCCTTTCGCAAAAGGAAACGGTCTATGTCGTCTTTGAGACCGCTCCCGGTGTTACGATCGATACGCCGGTGCGCACCAGCGGCATCCTGATCGGCCGCGTCAGCAATGTGAAACTCCAAGATGATCGCAACGTCTTGGTGACGCTGAAAGTCGAAAAGCAAAACATGCCACATCAGAACGAGGTGTGTCGCATTGTTTCAGAATCGCTGCTGGGGGATGCGGCCCTCGAATTTGTGCCGACCGATCGCCCGGGGCTTCCTAACGAACCCCTGCCGGATGGGGCGAAGATTTCTGGCCTCGTTCAGACGAACCCTCTCGATGTACTCGTTAAGCTGGAAGGATCGCTCGTTTCGGCATTGACCACCATAGAGCAAGCTGGGGGCAACGTCAGCCAACTTGCGGCGAATGCCAATAAGCTGATCGAAGACAACGGCGACGATGTCGGACGGATCATGGCGAAAACAGAAGGAGCGCTTGAGCGTTTCGACACTACGTTGGCTTCCGTCCAGAACTTGGTGGGCGATCAGCAACTTAATCAACAGTTGAAGGAAGCGTTGCAAGGACTACCGCAGACTATTCAAGAGTCGCGAAAGCTAATCGACGAGCTTCGGACGGTGGCTGGGCGTGCCGATCGAAATCTGGAGAACCTCGAAGGCTTTACCGAGCCGCTTGGCGAACGAGGAGAACAACTTGTCGCCAACTTGGAAAATAGCACCGAGAACCTCAACATTCTTGTCGCTCAATTGGCCCAGTTCGGTCGTAAGGTGAACGAGTCGGAAGGTTCGCTGGGACAACTGATCAACGATCCGCATCTCTATCAAAACCTGAACGATGCGGCTCGCAACATTCGTGAGCTGACACTTCGGCTGCGGCCGATCGTGGAAGATGCTCGCGTCTTCGCTGATAAGATCGCTCGAGACCCCGGCCGAATTGGCGTGAAGGGTGTCTTAAACCGAAATCAGTCCGGCATTAAGTAA
- a CDS encoding fasciclin domain-containing protein gives MTLPKIALAAICTLALAASSAIAEDAKKPAKADIVDTAVSAGQFKTLVAAVTEADLVETLKSKGPFTVFAPTDEAFAALPDGTVATLLKPENKEKLVKILTYHVVPGKVMAKDAMKLKEAKTVEGSTIDIEVKDGSVMIDEAKVVKADIVTSNGVIHVIDKVIMP, from the coding sequence ATGACTCTGCCCAAAATTGCTCTCGCCGCAATCTGTACTCTCGCTCTCGCCGCTTCCTCCGCAATTGCTGAAGATGCGAAGAAGCCAGCCAAGGCGGACATCGTCGATACGGCCGTCTCCGCGGGTCAGTTCAAGACTCTGGTCGCGGCAGTGACCGAAGCAGACCTCGTAGAAACGCTGAAAAGCAAAGGTCCTTTCACGGTATTTGCACCCACCGACGAAGCATTTGCCGCACTTCCTGATGGAACCGTGGCAACCCTGCTGAAACCAGAAAACAAAGAGAAGCTGGTCAAGATCCTGACCTACCACGTCGTCCCCGGCAAAGTGATGGCTAAGGACGCGATGAAGCTGAAGGAAGCAAAGACCGTTGAAGGTTCGACCATCGACATCGAGGTCAAAGATGGCTCGGTGATGATCGACGAAGCCAAGGTCGTCAAAGCTGACATTGTCACCTCGAATGGCGTGATCCACGTCATCGACAAGGTGATCATGCCGTAG
- a CDS encoding sugar phosphate isomerase/epimerase — protein MTKPQVILTGFADESANQKTAEQQFSAFAALGLEYYSIRFIDVGNGIKNVMDLTKAEIAKLRTLEGEYGLNVSSLGSPIGKVKLLDEEDGTKNRFVPFKKYLEKDVNKACELAHAFETKLIRGFSFYHPKGTDPKDHIAQAVDQLGQIAEACHRSDLTFGLEVEANLIGQNGDILAEIHKKVNHPAMMLIFDAGNLVCQGYTPDEVYDQYIAMKPGTGWMHVKDYKITKPVGEKGHIDEDALKNFVPADLGDSAYERIMRDFASSIPKLEKKLKKRGIPGVFCDMEPHVKGGGQFGGFSGPDGFGVALRGFCKVLDFAGVDYHLRDFDDIIAARGF, from the coding sequence ATGACCAAGCCCCAAGTGATTTTGACCGGTTTTGCTGACGAATCTGCGAACCAGAAGACGGCCGAACAGCAGTTCAGCGCCTTCGCAGCGTTGGGGCTGGAGTATTACAGCATCCGTTTCATTGACGTCGGCAACGGCATCAAAAACGTGATGGATCTGACTAAGGCCGAAATCGCCAAGCTGCGAACCCTGGAAGGCGAATACGGCCTGAACGTTTCGTCGCTCGGTTCGCCGATCGGTAAAGTCAAACTGCTGGATGAAGAAGACGGCACCAAGAACCGTTTCGTTCCGTTCAAGAAGTACCTGGAAAAGGACGTCAACAAGGCCTGTGAATTGGCCCATGCCTTCGAAACGAAACTGATCCGTGGGTTCTCGTTCTATCATCCGAAGGGAACCGATCCGAAAGATCACATTGCCCAGGCCGTCGATCAACTTGGACAGATCGCCGAGGCTTGTCATCGCAGCGATCTGACATTCGGTTTGGAAGTTGAAGCTAACTTGATCGGACAGAATGGCGACATTCTCGCCGAGATTCACAAGAAAGTGAATCACCCAGCGATGATGCTGATCTTCGACGCAGGTAACTTGGTTTGCCAAGGGTACACGCCTGACGAAGTGTACGATCAATACATCGCCATGAAGCCAGGCACCGGCTGGATGCACGTGAAAGACTACAAGATCACCAAGCCAGTCGGCGAGAAAGGTCACATCGACGAAGATGCCCTGAAGAACTTCGTCCCTGCCGACTTGGGCGACAGCGCCTACGAGCGGATCATGCGTGACTTCGCTTCCTCGATTCCGAAGTTGGAAAAGAAGCTGAAGAAACGTGGCATCCCAGGCGTCTTCTGCGACATGGAACCACACGTCAAGGGTGGCGGTCAGTTCGGTGGCTTCAGCGGACCAGACGGTTTCGGTGTGGCCCTGCGAGGCTTCTGTAAGGTCCTCGACTTTGCCGGCGTTGACTACCATCTGCGCGACTTCGACGACATCATCGCCGCTCGCGGATTTTGA
- a CDS encoding ferritin-like domain-containing protein, translating to MGMFTSTKFETLEELFIAQLRDLYDAEQRLTKALPKMRDAANGASLKEAFSSHLVETERQVERLEEVFRLIGESPKAETCEAMKGLLKEGDEMLEAKGNPDVLDAGLIAAAQRVEHYEIAGYGTARALAKRLGHQAAAELLQDTLDEESNADCTLTNVAETCANVSAPK from the coding sequence ATGGGAATGTTTACCAGCACCAAATTTGAAACCCTCGAAGAACTGTTTATCGCTCAACTGCGAGATCTCTACGACGCCGAACAGCGGCTTACCAAAGCATTGCCCAAAATGCGTGATGCTGCGAATGGTGCGTCGCTCAAAGAAGCCTTCAGCTCCCACTTAGTGGAAACAGAACGTCAAGTCGAACGTTTGGAAGAAGTGTTTCGCTTGATCGGTGAGTCGCCGAAAGCCGAGACATGCGAAGCGATGAAAGGCTTGCTTAAAGAAGGAGACGAGATGCTCGAAGCGAAGGGCAATCCGGACGTCCTGGATGCCGGTCTGATCGCCGCTGCCCAGCGCGTCGAGCATTATGAAATTGCCGGCTACGGCACCGCACGTGCGTTGGCGAAACGACTCGGACACCAAGCGGCCGCCGAACTTCTGCAGGATACGCTCGACGAAGAATCCAATGCCGACTGTACCCTGACGAACGTCGCCGAAACATGTGCCAACGTCTCGGCCCCCAAGTAA
- a CDS encoding 7-carboxy-7-deazaguanine synthase QueE: MRIAEIYRSIQGEGLLTGESSTFVRASGCNLRCWFCDTPHASWNPEGEDLSVAEILGRIELLEVDKVVLTGGEPMLFAEMIPLCEGIQRSGRHITIETAGTLHLPLACDLMSISPKMSNSAPDAQEFPRWHRRHEQTRDQLDIVRRLIGEFPYQLKFVIDKQPDCDEVLQYLDRLPEIDRQRVFVMPQGIELPQLEAIGQWLKPWAEQHGLQLCQRKQIEWFGFARGT; encoded by the coding sequence GTGCGTATTGCGGAAATTTATCGATCCATTCAAGGCGAAGGCCTGCTCACCGGCGAGTCGAGCACCTTTGTCCGCGCCAGTGGCTGCAATCTTCGCTGCTGGTTCTGCGATACACCGCACGCTTCGTGGAACCCGGAAGGGGAAGATCTTTCGGTCGCCGAGATCTTGGGCCGCATCGAACTTTTAGAAGTTGATAAGGTCGTGCTCACCGGCGGCGAACCGATGCTGTTCGCCGAAATGATCCCGCTATGTGAAGGAATCCAGCGATCGGGGCGGCACATCACCATTGAAACGGCCGGCACGCTGCATTTGCCGCTCGCGTGCGATTTAATGTCGATCAGCCCCAAAATGTCGAACTCGGCTCCGGATGCCCAAGAGTTTCCTCGTTGGCATCGGCGGCATGAACAAACCCGCGATCAGTTGGACATCGTGCGCCGGTTGATCGGCGAGTTTCCATACCAGCTGAAGTTTGTCATCGACAAGCAACCAGATTGCGACGAAGTGCTGCAGTATCTGGACCGACTACCAGAGATCGACCGCCAGCGGGTATTTGTGATGCCGCAGGGAATCGAACTTCCGCAACTGGAAGCAATCGGTCAATGGCTCAAGCCGTGGGCTGAACAGCACGGGCTGCAACTCTGCCAGCGCAAGCAAATCGAATGGTTCGGATTTGCTCGCGGGACTTAG
- a CDS encoding PP2C family serine/threonine-protein phosphatase has translation MPQSEKHDWAGCLHVAAMSDVGMRRSNNQDHFGVALAPSWEEWQARGHLFIVADGMGAHAAGELASEIAVEQVRHLYKKYLDKKPAMALTSAIEEANLIINRRGESNAAFHKMGTTCSCLLLLPQGAVMGHVGDSRIYRLRGDKLEQMTFDHSMAWEIKAATAGKDYSSDVYAAIPKNVITRSLGPSAEVEVDLEGAFPLEVGDTFMMCSDGASGPVTDEEIALILHSLDPPKAAQLMIDLANLRGGPDNITVIVARVTDEKMANDSCKSEPLIEEEDLPPPPVERQKRAIPKTLWLGIFLLLVAAGMAYYLQQIPYALAGVLVAFVATIMAFVYKFTGELIPVPVKKKFRFGKGPYSEVPCHADSNTALNLKILYDELSDAAESNQWKIEWESVKQLGERAEAEMKKGGYYAAAKHFLLAIGSLMSQIRGQKGAKNPLEDDSRVDLA, from the coding sequence ATGCCCCAGAGTGAAAAGCATGATTGGGCCGGGTGTCTGCATGTTGCTGCGATGAGCGACGTGGGGATGCGACGTTCCAACAATCAGGACCACTTTGGCGTGGCGCTCGCACCTTCGTGGGAAGAATGGCAGGCTCGCGGCCATCTATTTATCGTCGCCGACGGCATGGGAGCCCACGCCGCAGGCGAACTTGCCAGCGAGATCGCCGTCGAACAGGTTCGCCATCTCTATAAGAAGTACCTCGACAAAAAGCCTGCGATGGCGCTGACTTCGGCCATCGAAGAAGCCAACCTCATCATTAACCGTCGCGGCGAGTCGAACGCGGCTTTCCATAAGATGGGGACGACGTGCAGTTGCCTGTTGCTGTTGCCGCAAGGGGCCGTGATGGGGCATGTCGGCGACAGCCGAATTTATCGGCTCCGAGGCGACAAGCTCGAGCAGATGACGTTCGATCACAGCATGGCCTGGGAAATTAAAGCGGCCACTGCCGGCAAAGACTATTCGTCCGACGTCTATGCAGCCATTCCTAAGAACGTAATTACCCGCTCGCTGGGGCCTTCGGCCGAAGTCGAAGTCGACTTGGAGGGGGCTTTCCCGCTAGAAGTGGGCGATACGTTCATGATGTGCAGCGACGGTGCCTCCGGTCCAGTTACGGACGAAGAGATCGCCCTGATCCTGCATTCGCTTGATCCCCCCAAAGCGGCTCAGTTGATGATCGACTTGGCTAACTTGCGCGGCGGTCCAGACAATATCACAGTGATCGTGGCTAGGGTTACGGATGAAAAGATGGCCAACGATTCTTGCAAAAGCGAGCCATTGATCGAAGAGGAAGATCTTCCACCTCCTCCAGTCGAGCGGCAGAAACGCGCCATTCCCAAAACGTTGTGGCTGGGAATCTTCTTATTGCTCGTCGCGGCTGGGATGGCCTATTACCTGCAGCAGATTCCTTATGCTCTCGCTGGTGTTTTGGTCGCCTTCGTCGCAACGATCATGGCATTCGTTTACAAATTCACTGGCGAACTGATTCCGGTGCCTGTGAAAAAGAAGTTTCGCTTCGGCAAAGGCCCTTATTCCGAGGTGCCGTGCCATGCCGATTCGAACACCGCTTTGAATCTGAAGATCCTGTACGACGAGCTTTCCGATGCGGCCGAATCAAACCAGTGGAAGATCGAATGGGAAAGCGTTAAACAGCTTGGCGAACGCGCCGAGGCCGAGATGAAGAAGGGGGGCTACTATGCCGCCGCGAAGCACTTCTTACTGGCCATCGGCTCGCTGATGTCGCAGATTCGCGGGCAGAAAGGGGCGAAAAACCCCCTGGAAGACGATTCTCGCGTCGATCTGGCCTGA
- a CDS encoding ABC transporter ATP-binding protein produces MHARLEADDANPLIEVDDLLVQFDGQTILRDINLSIPRGQTLALIGESGCGKTVLLKSLIGLVKPTRGEVMFDSRNIHELNDRQLTKERIRFGFVFQNAALFDSMTIGQNVAFPLKQHTNKPLSEIRDIVFHHLKEVGLPEAVVWKKPAELSGGMRKRVGLARALVLKPDVVLYDEPTTGLDPIMSDVINELILRTRSKYPVTSIVVTHDMRTAQKVADRMIMMYPAARLKEAEPQILYDGRPEEVEDCRDTRVTQFVRGEAGQRIEEMGAFIGD; encoded by the coding sequence ATGCATGCCAGACTAGAAGCGGACGACGCCAACCCCCTGATCGAAGTCGACGATTTGCTCGTGCAGTTCGATGGTCAGACAATCCTCCGCGATATCAATCTTAGTATTCCTCGAGGTCAAACGCTGGCGCTAATCGGTGAAAGTGGTTGCGGCAAAACCGTGTTGCTGAAGTCGTTGATCGGCTTGGTCAAGCCGACGCGGGGCGAAGTTATGTTTGACAGCCGCAACATTCATGAGTTGAACGATCGACAGCTTACCAAGGAACGCATCCGCTTCGGCTTCGTGTTTCAGAATGCAGCGTTGTTCGACAGCATGACGATCGGGCAAAACGTTGCGTTTCCCCTGAAACAGCACACCAATAAGCCCCTTTCCGAGATTCGCGACATCGTCTTTCATCACCTGAAAGAGGTGGGACTACCGGAAGCAGTTGTTTGGAAGAAACCGGCCGAACTCTCCGGAGGGATGCGAAAACGCGTTGGTCTAGCACGGGCATTGGTCCTTAAGCCAGACGTTGTCTTGTACGACGAGCCGACGACCGGGCTCGATCCGATTATGAGTGACGTCATTAATGAACTTATTTTGCGAACACGCAGTAAATACCCAGTGACCAGTATTGTGGTCACGCACGACATGCGGACGGCCCAGAAAGTGGCGGACCGGATGATCATGATGTACCCCGCCGCACGGCTGAAAGAAGCCGAACCGCAGATCTTGTACGACGGTCGACCCGAGGAAGTGGAAGACTGTCGCGACACGCGAGTGACGCAGTTTGTGCGTGGGGAAGCAGGGCAACGCATCGAAGAAATGGGAGCCTTCATCGGCGACTAG
- a CDS encoding LptF/LptG family permease, whose translation MGILQRYIVEELLKVFVLALVSLTALLLFIGLGQQAVKEGLGLVPLLKAVPYLLPNALRFAIPGTMLFAVCNVYGRVSASNELNAIKSAGISPISLIAPGLFIALMLSLVCVWLNDVAVSWGHMGLRHVIMQSIDEIVYGVLKTKKSFHSDQFSILVKDVDGDLLIRPEISITKSGEQGMVSISAATAKLESDPAHKQVIVTLTDSRIHSTGPKGQLFEHPGKFVTSIPLVDPTAVEGIRDASHQPMRRLPAWQAKMKTYHHQVAQVLAAKGAACLVTGQMPSEDDPTWSYWTKEKDWSASQINRLKTEPHRRWANGFSCLFFALLGIPLAIRQRSSDFISSFFAAFLPVLLVYYPLMALGVDRAKDGQWPAAAVWLGNIALLAVGGWLLQRTMKN comes from the coding sequence ATGGGTATTTTACAGCGTTACATTGTCGAAGAGCTGCTGAAGGTTTTCGTTCTTGCGCTCGTCTCGCTCACGGCGCTGCTGTTGTTCATCGGTCTCGGCCAGCAAGCGGTTAAAGAGGGACTCGGGCTTGTCCCGCTGCTTAAAGCAGTTCCTTACCTGCTGCCCAATGCTCTGAGATTCGCCATCCCCGGCACGATGCTTTTCGCCGTCTGCAATGTCTACGGTCGCGTGAGTGCTAGCAACGAGCTGAACGCGATCAAGTCGGCCGGCATCTCGCCGATCTCGCTTATTGCTCCAGGGCTGTTCATCGCGTTGATGCTGTCGTTAGTTTGCGTCTGGCTGAACGACGTAGCCGTTTCGTGGGGGCACATGGGACTGCGGCATGTCATCATGCAATCCATCGACGAAATCGTTTATGGCGTGCTCAAAACCAAAAAGTCCTTCCACAGCGATCAGTTTTCGATTCTCGTAAAAGATGTCGATGGCGATCTGCTAATTCGCCCCGAGATCTCCATCACCAAGTCGGGCGAACAGGGCATGGTTAGCATCTCGGCCGCAACCGCGAAGCTGGAATCAGATCCTGCCCACAAGCAAGTGATCGTTACGCTCACCGATAGCCGCATTCATTCCACGGGACCGAAAGGCCAGCTCTTTGAGCACCCAGGAAAGTTTGTCACTTCGATTCCGCTGGTCGATCCGACCGCGGTCGAGGGGATTCGGGACGCATCGCACCAACCAATGCGGCGTCTGCCGGCATGGCAAGCGAAGATGAAAACATATCACCATCAAGTCGCCCAAGTCCTGGCCGCCAAAGGAGCGGCATGCCTGGTCACCGGACAGATGCCAAGCGAAGATGATCCGACATGGAGCTATTGGACGAAGGAAAAAGATTGGTCCGCCTCACAGATCAATCGACTGAAGACCGAACCCCATCGTCGCTGGGCAAATGGATTCAGCTGTTTGTTTTTCGCACTGCTAGGTATCCCGCTGGCCATTCGTCAGCGAAGCAGCGACTTCATCTCCAGCTTCTTCGCCGCATTCTTGCCAGTGCTGTTGGTTTATTATCCGCTGATGGCATTGGGGGTCGATCGAGCCAAAGATGGTCAGTGGCCAGCCGCAGCCGTTTGGCTGGGGAATATTGCTCTACTGGCTGTCGGTGGTTGGCTATTGCAGCGAACGATGAAGAACTAA
- a CDS encoding nucleoside deaminase, whose amino-acid sequence MTPESLMQLAIEKCREGIALGQTPFGCAIEMDGEVIAVSHNTVWQTIDITAHAEINALREACHAKQHPILEGATVATTCEPCPMCAAALHWARVDKVYFGATIEDADTAGFSELDLPAEKVIAAGGGSTILVPNLLRDECRALFEEWKQDEHRRHY is encoded by the coding sequence ATGACGCCGGAATCTCTCATGCAGTTGGCGATCGAGAAGTGTCGCGAAGGTATCGCGTTAGGCCAAACCCCGTTTGGCTGTGCGATTGAAATGGACGGCGAAGTGATCGCCGTTTCGCATAACACCGTTTGGCAGACGATCGATATCACCGCCCACGCCGAAATCAACGCCCTCCGCGAAGCATGCCACGCCAAGCAGCATCCCATTCTGGAAGGTGCCACCGTCGCGACGACTTGCGAACCATGCCCTATGTGTGCCGCCGCACTGCACTGGGCACGTGTCGATAAAGTCTATTTCGGAGCGACGATTGAAGATGCCGATACGGCCGGTTTCAGCGAGCTCGACCTTCCCGCCGAGAAAGTGATCGCGGCCGGTGGAGGCTCGACTATTTTGGTGCCGAATCTGCTTCGCGATGAATGCAGAGCCCTTTTTGAAGAATGGAAACAAGACGAACATCGTCGACATTACTAA